CCTCCCCTAACCCCTCCCATCAAGGGAGGGGAAGCTTTTATGCCAACGCTGTCGTCGGTACAAAAGGAGATGAAACTTAACCCATAGCACTATAATCTGTAATGAGCTTACTTTTTTAACGATAAAGCTCACCTGCCCGAGCGAAGCGAGGGTCAGGTGCAGCAATTGGTTAGCTGTTGCCTCCAACATCAGAATCTTTGGTTTTATCAAGTATTTCAGTTACTTGCATTTTGAGAACTGGAATATCTTCTTGCGCCGTGAGCCAAACTTTTTCAATGTCAACCCCAAAATAGTGGTGGATGAGCTTGTCGCGCATACTAGCGATGTCTTGCCAAGGAATGTGGGCATGTTGGTTGCGTAGTTCACTTGAAAGTTGCTTTACAGCTTCTCCAATGATTTCAACCTGCCGGATGACACCATCTTGAATGAGATAACGATGATGAAAAACTTCTTCATTTACACCTTGCAGATATTCTTCGATACGGGCGATAGCGTCTAGAATGTGTTGTAAATATACAGTATCATCTCGCTTC
This bacterium DNA region includes the following protein-coding sequences:
- a CDS encoding DUF86 domain-containing protein is translated as MKRDDTVYLQHILDAIARIEEYLQGVNEEVFHHRYLIQDGVIRQVEIIGEAVKQLSSELRNQHAHIPWQDIASMRDKLIHHYFGVDIEKVWLTAQEDIPVLKMQVTEILDKTKDSDVGGNS